From a region of the Impatiens glandulifera chromosome 4, dImpGla2.1, whole genome shotgun sequence genome:
- the LOC124935799 gene encoding NDR1/HIN1-like protein 26 codes for MNSSPLIKPVSVHHLHNLSLCYILSGGNMLPVQKNNVGDRRQVHRTHSAKYYIDRVHDTLTTRVSKLICAVIIGLLIIISILTFILWLSLRPHRPKFHVREFSIPALAQANGFDGAQVIFNITARNPNLNVGYYYDDAMQVVLYYQDEDIGSTTLLHPFLQEPKNETILYGVLSGPTLLMNNQRWMQFQADRAKGAVIFRLSVSSTIRFKVSSWNSHSHKIHVNCEVGVGPDGLLLPRYINIKKCPVYFS; via the exons ATGAACTCCTCTCCTTTAATTAAGCCAGTTTCTGTTCATCATCTCCACAATCTATCTCTCTGTTATATCCTTTCGGGTGGAAACATGCTACCAGTACAGAAAAACAATGTGGGTGATCGCCGACAAGTTCATAGGACCCACTCCGCTAAATATTACATAGATCGGGTTCATGACACCCTTACAACAAGGGTTTCCAAATTGATATGTGCAGTAATCATCGGTCTTCTTATCATAATCAGCATCTTAACATTCATTCTCTGGCTCAGCCTTCGCCCCCACCGACCCAAGTTCCACGTTCGCGAGTTTTCCATTCCAGCCTTGGCTCAAGCAAACGGGTTCGATGGCGCTCAAGTAATCTTCAACATTACTGCCCGTAACCCTAATCTGAACGTCGGGTATTACTACGACGACGCCAtgcag GTAGTGTTGTATTATCAAGATGAGGATATTGGATCAACAACTTTGTTGCATCCTTTCCTTCAAGAGCCTAAGAACGAGACGATTCTCTATGGGGTTCTGAGCGGGCCAACTTTGTTGATGAACAACCAGAGATGGATGCAGTTTCAGGCTGATCGAGCCAAAGGAGCGGTTATTTTCAGGCTTAGTGTGTCGTCGACAATTCGTTTCAAGGTGTCTTCTTGGAATAGTCACAGCCATAAGATACACGTTAATTGCGAGGTTGGTGTTGGTCCTGATGGATTGCTTTTGCCTAGATATATTAACATCAAGAAATGCCCTGTTTATTTCAGTTGA